The Gasterosteus aculeatus chromosome 8, fGasAcu3.hap1.1, whole genome shotgun sequence genome has a window encoding:
- the osbpl1a gene encoding oxysterol-binding protein-related protein 1 isoform X4, with product MRPHGGARPRESPDHRGSAPLGTGTVEAGSMEEPEEQFLQFARNGDLPGLQRLLLSTMREETHIDINCRGKRKSNLGWTPLHLASYFGHKDVVEELLKVGADVNLPNNVGDTALHKAAFTGRKEVVMLLLHYGACAAVINGTAQIPKDVTQSAEIRGMLGAAQRTEERKQEEELLEAAREGDLSTLTRLLSRKKSPDINCTDLLGNTPLHSAAYRGQRPCVLKLLRGGASANVENNKGQTALDLASSAAIKLVLEGTAHRGGTRHVKKHQGLLWKSSRFFGWRSYWVVLQDGVMSWYSKQSDAASNVSRQGCKSLTRSQCLVRDKDSCFFTLKCFDDSLHHFKVSPKSDPEATAKAWLQAVEEHSAYSTHYCSQEQGSEEEEHEEEAKSLGELTESLQAAEAHQEELEEEVEALVSMLRDGGLAESFPSTVTQKLQEIRVLSGETSACLRVCLGFLSRQEVVRSLRLEQQVEKNRILSEALQTLATEHHQLEQSVVGGPPPPSEDEFHDAVSESDSEASLSGFETVASRSCEDEDVMSSSSPPGVSGEDRRGDEEESQPNGTVKHRTSLPAPMFSRNDFSIWSILRNCIGMELSKITMPVIFNEPLSFLQRLTEYMEHTYLLQRANACPDSTQRMKCVAAFAVSAVASQWERTGKPFNPLLGETYELVREDLGFRLLSEQVSHHPPVSAFHAEGLQQDFVFHGSIYPKLKFWGKSVEAEPKGLITLELPKHNEAYTWTNPTCCVHNIIVGQLWIEQYGTMELLNHRTGEKCCLNFKPCGLFGKELHKVEGHILDKSRKKLCALYGKWTECLYAVEPAAFEAHKKSDKKATAQKKGGKAGSSDALEEVPSPAADTVEMIPGSQLLWRIAPRPANSTQMYSFTSFAMQLNELHTEMEASLPRTDCRLRPDIRAMENGDIDVASEEKKRLEEKQRATRKDRSKCDEEWKTRWFQQGPNPHTDSQDWLFCSAYWDRKYSQLPDIY from the exons ATGCGACCCCACGGGGGGGCCCGGCCCCGAGAGAGCCCCGACCACCGCGGATCTGCTCCCCTTGGGACCGGAACAGTGGAAGCA GGGTCCatggaggagccggaggagcagTTCCTCCAGTTCGCCCGAAACGGGGACCTGCCGGGGCTTCAGAGGCTGCTCCTGTCCACCATGAGGGAGGAGACGCACATCGACATCAACTGCAGAG GGAAGAGGAAGTCTAATCTGGGATGGACGCCTCTTCACTTGGCCTCGTACTTTGGACACAaagacgtggtggaggagttacTTAAG GTTGGTGCAGACGTTAACCTGCCCAACAACGTCGGAGACACGGCGCTGCACAAAGCCGCCTTCACTGGGAGAAAG GAGGttgtcatgctgctgctgcactacGGCGCATGCGCCGCTGTCATCAACGGGACGGCACAGATTCCCAAAGATGTCACTCAAAGTGCAGAGATCAGAGGCATGTTGGGAG CCGCCCAGAgaacggaggagaggaaacaggaggaggaactgCTGGAAGCTGCTCGAGAAGGAGACCTGTCCACTTTAACTCGGCTG CTCAGCAGGAAGAAGAGTCCAGACATCAACTGCACGGACCTGCTGGGAAACACGCCGCTGCACTCGGCGGCCTATCGGGGCCAGAGGCCGTGCGTCCTGAAGCTGCTGAGGGGCGGAGCCAGCGCCAACGTGGAGAACAACAAAG GCCAGACGGCCTTGGACCTGGCGAGCAGTGCGGCGATCAAGCTGGTCCTCGAAGGCACCGCTCACAGA GGTGGGACCCGGCACGTGAAGAAGCACCAGGGCCTCCTCTGGAAG AGCTCCAGGTTCTTCGGCTGGCGCTCCTACTGGGTCGTCCTCCAGGACGGGGTCATGTCCTGGTACTCCAAACA GTCGGATGCAGCGTCCAACGTGAGCAGACAGGGCTGCAAGTCTCTGACGCGCTCTCAGTGTTTG GTCCGAGACAAAGACAGCTGCTTTTTCACCCTCAAGTGCTTCGATGACAGCTTGCATCACTTCAAAGTGTCGCCTAAGAGCGACCCGGAGGCGACGGCCAAA GCCTGGCTGCAGGCGGTGGAGGAGCACTCCGCTTACAGCACCCACTACTGCTCCCAGGAGCaaggcagcgaggaggaggagcacgaggaggaggCCAAGTCCCTCGGGGAGCTGACGGAGTCGCTGCAG GCGGCGGAGGCCcaccaggaggagctggaggaggaggtggaagcgCTGGTCTCCATGCTGAGGGACGGCGGACTGGCTGAGA GTTTTCCGTCCACTGTGACGCAGAAATTACAAGAGATCCGTGTGCTGTCTGGCGAGACGAGCGCGTGTCTCCGTGTCTGTCTTGGCTTCCTgtccagacaggaagtg GTGCGCAGCCTGCGActggagcagcaggtggagaagAACCGGATCCTGTCGGAGGCGCTGCAGACTTTGGCCACAGAGCACCACCAGCTGGAGCAGTCGGTGGTCGGGGGCCCGCCGCCCCCCAGCGAGGACGAGTTCCACGACGCCGTGTCCG AATCTGACTCGGAGGCGTCTCTGAGCGGCTTTGAGACGGTGGCCAGTCGGTCCTGTGAGGACGAGGACGTCATGTCGTCGAGCAGCCCCCCCGGGGTGTCGGGGGAGGATCGCCGTGGCGACGAGGAAGAGTCTCAACCCAATGGCACCGTGAAGCACAG GACCAGCTTACCTGCACCGATGTTTTCGAGGAACGACTTCAGCATCTGGAGCATCCTGAGGAACTGCATCGGGATG GAACTCTCCAAGATCACCATGCCGGTGATTTTCAACGAGCCGCTGAGCTTCCTGCAGCGGCTGACGGAGTACATGGAGCACACGTACCTCCTCCAGCGGGCCAACGCCTGCCCCGACTCCACCCAGAGGATGAAG TGTGTTGCTGCGTTCGCGGTCTCCGCTGTGGCGTCCCAGTGGGAGCGGACTGGGAAGCCCTTCAACCCTCTGCTGGGAGAAACCTACGAGCTGGTCAG GGAGGACCTGGGCTTCAGGCTCCTCTCGGAGCAGGTGAGCCACCACCCTCCGGTCAGCGCCTTCCACGCTGAGGGCCTCCAGCAGGACTTTGTGTTCCACGGCTCCATCTACCCCAAACTCAAGTTCTGGGGCAAGAGCGTGGAGGCGGAGCCTAAAGGCCTCATCACGCTGGAGCTGCCCAA GCACAACGAAGCGTACACGTGGACCAACCCGACGTGCTGCGTGCACAACATCATCGTGGGGCAGCTGTGGATCGAGCAGTACGGCACCATGGAGCTGCTCAACCACAG AACCGGAGAGAAGTGCTGCCTGAATTTCAAACCATGCGGCCTTTTTGGCAAAGAGCTGCACAAGGTCGAAGGTCACATTCTGGACAAAAG caggAAGAAGCTGTGCGCTCTCTACGGGAAGTGGACGGAGTGCCTCTACGCGGTCGAGCCCGCCGCCTTCGAGGCGCACAAGAAGAGCGACAAGAAGGCGACCGCGCAGAAGAAAGGCGGGAAAGCA GGCAGCAGTGACGCTCTTGAGGAGGTTCCCTCCCCGGCTGCAGACACCGTGGAGATGATTCCTGGCAGTCAGCTGCTGTGGAGAATCGCACCCAGACCGGCCAACTCCACCCAG ATGTACAGCTTCACCTCCTTTGCGATGCAACTCAACGAGCTGCACACAGAGATGGAGGCCTCGCTCCCCCGGACCGACTGCAGGCTGAGGCCGGACATCCGGGCCATGGAGAACGGAGACATCG ACGTCGCcagcgaggagaagaagagactcGAGGAAAAGCAGAGAGCGACTCGCAAGGACCGCTCCAAGTGTGACGAGGAGTGGAAGACGAG GTGGTTTCAGCAGGGTCCGAACCCCCACACAGACTCCCAGGACTGGCTCTTCTGCAGCGCGTACTGGGACAGGAAGTACAGCCAGCTGCCCGACATCTACTAG
- the osbpl1a gene encoding oxysterol-binding protein-related protein 2 isoform X5 has protein sequence MLLLHYGACAAVINGTAQIPKDVTQSAEIRGMLGAAQRTEERKQEEELLEAAREGDLSTLTRLLSRKKSPDINCTDLLGNTPLHSAAYRGQRPCVLKLLRGGASANVENNKGQTALDLASSAAIKLVLEGTAHRGGTRHVKKHQGLLWKSSRFFGWRSYWVVLQDGVMSWYSKQSDAASNVSRQGCKSLTRSQCLVRDKDSCFFTLKCFDDSLHHFKVSPKSDPEATAKAWLQAVEEHSAYSTHYCSQEQGSEEEEHEEEAKSLGELTESLQAAEAHQEELEEEVEALVSMLRDGGLAESFPSTVTQKLQEIRVLSGETSACLRVCLGFLSRQEVVSSLLHGRLILSSGRRLCKDKSSSSYIQILIVTRVRSLRLEQQVEKNRILSEALQTLATEHHQLEQSVVGGPPPPSEDEFHDAVSESDSEASLSGFETVASRSCEDEDVMSSSSPPGVSGEDRRGDEEESQPNGTVKHRTSLPAPMFSRNDFSIWSILRNCIGMELSKITMPVIFNEPLSFLQRLTEYMEHTYLLQRANACPDSTQRMKCVAAFAVSAVASQWERTGKPFNPLLGETYELVREDLGFRLLSEQVSHHPPVSAFHAEGLQQDFVFHGSIYPKLKFWGKSVEAEPKGLITLELPKHNEAYTWTNPTCCVHNIIVGQLWIEQYGTMELLNHRTGEKCCLNFKPCGLFGKELHKVEGHILDKSRKKLCALYGKWTECLYAVEPAAFEAHKKSDKKATAQKKGGKAGSSDALEEVPSPAADTVEMIPGSQLLWRIAPRPANSTQMYSFTSFAMQLNELHTEMEASLPRTDCRLRPDIRAMENGDIDVASEEKKRLEEKQRATRKDRSKCDEEWKTRSPALGPRWFQQGPNPHTDSQDWLFCSAYWDRKYSQLPDIY, from the exons atgctgctgctgcactacGGCGCATGCGCCGCTGTCATCAACGGGACGGCACAGATTCCCAAAGATGTCACTCAAAGTGCAGAGATCAGAGGCATGTTGGGAG CCGCCCAGAgaacggaggagaggaaacaggaggaggaactgCTGGAAGCTGCTCGAGAAGGAGACCTGTCCACTTTAACTCGGCTG CTCAGCAGGAAGAAGAGTCCAGACATCAACTGCACGGACCTGCTGGGAAACACGCCGCTGCACTCGGCGGCCTATCGGGGCCAGAGGCCGTGCGTCCTGAAGCTGCTGAGGGGCGGAGCCAGCGCCAACGTGGAGAACAACAAAG GCCAGACGGCCTTGGACCTGGCGAGCAGTGCGGCGATCAAGCTGGTCCTCGAAGGCACCGCTCACAGA GGTGGGACCCGGCACGTGAAGAAGCACCAGGGCCTCCTCTGGAAG AGCTCCAGGTTCTTCGGCTGGCGCTCCTACTGGGTCGTCCTCCAGGACGGGGTCATGTCCTGGTACTCCAAACA GTCGGATGCAGCGTCCAACGTGAGCAGACAGGGCTGCAAGTCTCTGACGCGCTCTCAGTGTTTG GTCCGAGACAAAGACAGCTGCTTTTTCACCCTCAAGTGCTTCGATGACAGCTTGCATCACTTCAAAGTGTCGCCTAAGAGCGACCCGGAGGCGACGGCCAAA GCCTGGCTGCAGGCGGTGGAGGAGCACTCCGCTTACAGCACCCACTACTGCTCCCAGGAGCaaggcagcgaggaggaggagcacgaggaggaggCCAAGTCCCTCGGGGAGCTGACGGAGTCGCTGCAG GCGGCGGAGGCCcaccaggaggagctggaggaggaggtggaagcgCTGGTCTCCATGCTGAGGGACGGCGGACTGGCTGAGA GTTTTCCGTCCACTGTGACGCAGAAATTACAAGAGATCCGTGTGCTGTCTGGCGAGACGAGCGCGTGTCTCCGTGTCTGTCTTGGCTTCCTgtccagacaggaagtggtgagCAGTCTTCTTCATGGTCGGTTGATTTTGTCCTCAGGACGTCGTCTCTGCAAAGACAAGTCGAGCTCTTCATACATACAAATACTTATTGTGACACGA GTGCGCAGCCTGCGActggagcagcaggtggagaagAACCGGATCCTGTCGGAGGCGCTGCAGACTTTGGCCACAGAGCACCACCAGCTGGAGCAGTCGGTGGTCGGGGGCCCGCCGCCCCCCAGCGAGGACGAGTTCCACGACGCCGTGTCCG AATCTGACTCGGAGGCGTCTCTGAGCGGCTTTGAGACGGTGGCCAGTCGGTCCTGTGAGGACGAGGACGTCATGTCGTCGAGCAGCCCCCCCGGGGTGTCGGGGGAGGATCGCCGTGGCGACGAGGAAGAGTCTCAACCCAATGGCACCGTGAAGCACAG GACCAGCTTACCTGCACCGATGTTTTCGAGGAACGACTTCAGCATCTGGAGCATCCTGAGGAACTGCATCGGGATG GAACTCTCCAAGATCACCATGCCGGTGATTTTCAACGAGCCGCTGAGCTTCCTGCAGCGGCTGACGGAGTACATGGAGCACACGTACCTCCTCCAGCGGGCCAACGCCTGCCCCGACTCCACCCAGAGGATGAAG TGTGTTGCTGCGTTCGCGGTCTCCGCTGTGGCGTCCCAGTGGGAGCGGACTGGGAAGCCCTTCAACCCTCTGCTGGGAGAAACCTACGAGCTGGTCAG GGAGGACCTGGGCTTCAGGCTCCTCTCGGAGCAGGTGAGCCACCACCCTCCGGTCAGCGCCTTCCACGCTGAGGGCCTCCAGCAGGACTTTGTGTTCCACGGCTCCATCTACCCCAAACTCAAGTTCTGGGGCAAGAGCGTGGAGGCGGAGCCTAAAGGCCTCATCACGCTGGAGCTGCCCAA GCACAACGAAGCGTACACGTGGACCAACCCGACGTGCTGCGTGCACAACATCATCGTGGGGCAGCTGTGGATCGAGCAGTACGGCACCATGGAGCTGCTCAACCACAG AACCGGAGAGAAGTGCTGCCTGAATTTCAAACCATGCGGCCTTTTTGGCAAAGAGCTGCACAAGGTCGAAGGTCACATTCTGGACAAAAG caggAAGAAGCTGTGCGCTCTCTACGGGAAGTGGACGGAGTGCCTCTACGCGGTCGAGCCCGCCGCCTTCGAGGCGCACAAGAAGAGCGACAAGAAGGCGACCGCGCAGAAGAAAGGCGGGAAAGCA GGCAGCAGTGACGCTCTTGAGGAGGTTCCCTCCCCGGCTGCAGACACCGTGGAGATGATTCCTGGCAGTCAGCTGCTGTGGAGAATCGCACCCAGACCGGCCAACTCCACCCAG ATGTACAGCTTCACCTCCTTTGCGATGCAACTCAACGAGCTGCACACAGAGATGGAGGCCTCGCTCCCCCGGACCGACTGCAGGCTGAGGCCGGACATCCGGGCCATGGAGAACGGAGACATCG ACGTCGCcagcgaggagaagaagagactcGAGGAAAAGCAGAGAGCGACTCGCAAGGACCGCTCCAAGTGTGACGAGGAGTGGAAGACGAG GAGTCCCGCCCTGGGCCCAAG GTGGTTTCAGCAGGGTCCGAACCCCCACACAGACTCCCAGGACTGGCTCTTCTGCAGCGCGTACTGGGACAGGAAGTACAGCCAGCTGCCCGACATCTACTAG
- the osbpl1a gene encoding oxysterol-binding protein-related protein 2 isoform X6: protein MRRCHQRDGTDSQRCHSKCRDQRHVGSRPENGGEETGGGTAGSCSRRRPVHFNSAAQQEEESRHQLHGPAGKHAAALGGLSGPEAVRPEAAEGRSQRQRGEQQRPDGLGPGEQCGDQAGPRRHRSQRWDPAREEAPGPPLEELQVLRLALLLGRPPGRGHVLVLQTVGCSVQREQTGLQVSDALSVFGKASLTSHRELHSFIPASYLWTLSHVLQVRDKDSCFFTLKCFDDSLHHFKVSPKSDPEATAKAWLQAVEEHSAYSTHYCSQEQGSEEEEHEEEAKSLGELTESLQAAEAHQEELEEEVEALVSMLRDGGLAESFPSTVTQKLQEIRVLSGETSACLRVCLGFLSRQEVVRSLRLEQQVEKNRILSEALQTLATEHHQLEQSVVGGPPPPSEDEFHDAVSESDSEASLSGFETVASRSCEDEDVMSSSSPPGVSGEDRRGDEEESQPNGTVKHRTSLPAPMFSRNDFSIWSILRNCIGMELSKITMPVIFNEPLSFLQRLTEYMEHTYLLQRANACPDSTQRMKCVAAFAVSAVASQWERTGKPFNPLLGETYELVREDLGFRLLSEQVSHHPPVSAFHAEGLQQDFVFHGSIYPKLKFWGKSVEAEPKGLITLELPKHNEAYTWTNPTCCVHNIIVGQLWIEQYGTMELLNHRTGEKCCLNFKPCGLFGKELHKVEGHILDKSRKKLCALYGKWTECLYAVEPAAFEAHKKSDKKATAQKKGGKAGSSDALEEVPSPAADTVEMIPGSQLLWRIAPRPANSTQMYSFTSFAMQLNELHTEMEASLPRTDCRLRPDIRAMENGDIDVASEEKKRLEEKQRATRKDRSKCDEEWKTRSPALGPRWFQQGPNPHTDSQDWLFCSAYWDRKYSQLPDIY, encoded by the exons ATGCGCCGCTGTCATCAACGGGACGGCACAGATTCCCAAAGATGTCACTCAAAGTGCAGAGATCAGAGGCATGTTGGGAG CCGCCCAGAgaacggaggagaggaaacaggaggaggaactgCTGGAAGCTGCTCGAGAAGGAGACCTGTCCACTTTAACTCGGCTG CTCAGCAGGAAGAAGAGTCCAGACATCAACTGCACGGACCTGCTGGGAAACACGCCGCTGCACTCGGCGGCCTATCGGGGCCAGAGGCCGTGCGTCCTGAAGCTGCTGAGGGGCGGAGCCAGCGCCAACGTGGAGAACAACAAAG GCCAGACGGCCTTGGACCTGGCGAGCAGTGCGGCGATCAAGCTGGTCCTCGAAGGCACCGCTCACAGA GGTGGGACCCGGCACGTGAAGAAGCACCAGGGCCTCCTCTGGAAG AGCTCCAGGTTCTTCGGCTGGCGCTCCTACTGGGTCGTCCTCCAGGACGGGGTCATGTCCTGGTACTCCAAACA GTCGGATGCAGCGTCCAACGTGAGCAGACAGGGCTGCAAGTCTCTGACGCGCTCTCAGTGTTTGGTAAAGCCTCGCTGACGTCCCACCGCGAGCTTCATTCTTTTATTCCAGCGTCTTATTTGTGGACTTTGTCTCACGTCCTCCAGGTCCGAGACAAAGACAGCTGCTTTTTCACCCTCAAGTGCTTCGATGACAGCTTGCATCACTTCAAAGTGTCGCCTAAGAGCGACCCGGAGGCGACGGCCAAA GCCTGGCTGCAGGCGGTGGAGGAGCACTCCGCTTACAGCACCCACTACTGCTCCCAGGAGCaaggcagcgaggaggaggagcacgaggaggaggCCAAGTCCCTCGGGGAGCTGACGGAGTCGCTGCAG GCGGCGGAGGCCcaccaggaggagctggaggaggaggtggaagcgCTGGTCTCCATGCTGAGGGACGGCGGACTGGCTGAGA GTTTTCCGTCCACTGTGACGCAGAAATTACAAGAGATCCGTGTGCTGTCTGGCGAGACGAGCGCGTGTCTCCGTGTCTGTCTTGGCTTCCTgtccagacaggaagtg GTGCGCAGCCTGCGActggagcagcaggtggagaagAACCGGATCCTGTCGGAGGCGCTGCAGACTTTGGCCACAGAGCACCACCAGCTGGAGCAGTCGGTGGTCGGGGGCCCGCCGCCCCCCAGCGAGGACGAGTTCCACGACGCCGTGTCCG AATCTGACTCGGAGGCGTCTCTGAGCGGCTTTGAGACGGTGGCCAGTCGGTCCTGTGAGGACGAGGACGTCATGTCGTCGAGCAGCCCCCCCGGGGTGTCGGGGGAGGATCGCCGTGGCGACGAGGAAGAGTCTCAACCCAATGGCACCGTGAAGCACAG GACCAGCTTACCTGCACCGATGTTTTCGAGGAACGACTTCAGCATCTGGAGCATCCTGAGGAACTGCATCGGGATG GAACTCTCCAAGATCACCATGCCGGTGATTTTCAACGAGCCGCTGAGCTTCCTGCAGCGGCTGACGGAGTACATGGAGCACACGTACCTCCTCCAGCGGGCCAACGCCTGCCCCGACTCCACCCAGAGGATGAAG TGTGTTGCTGCGTTCGCGGTCTCCGCTGTGGCGTCCCAGTGGGAGCGGACTGGGAAGCCCTTCAACCCTCTGCTGGGAGAAACCTACGAGCTGGTCAG GGAGGACCTGGGCTTCAGGCTCCTCTCGGAGCAGGTGAGCCACCACCCTCCGGTCAGCGCCTTCCACGCTGAGGGCCTCCAGCAGGACTTTGTGTTCCACGGCTCCATCTACCCCAAACTCAAGTTCTGGGGCAAGAGCGTGGAGGCGGAGCCTAAAGGCCTCATCACGCTGGAGCTGCCCAA GCACAACGAAGCGTACACGTGGACCAACCCGACGTGCTGCGTGCACAACATCATCGTGGGGCAGCTGTGGATCGAGCAGTACGGCACCATGGAGCTGCTCAACCACAG AACCGGAGAGAAGTGCTGCCTGAATTTCAAACCATGCGGCCTTTTTGGCAAAGAGCTGCACAAGGTCGAAGGTCACATTCTGGACAAAAG caggAAGAAGCTGTGCGCTCTCTACGGGAAGTGGACGGAGTGCCTCTACGCGGTCGAGCCCGCCGCCTTCGAGGCGCACAAGAAGAGCGACAAGAAGGCGACCGCGCAGAAGAAAGGCGGGAAAGCA GGCAGCAGTGACGCTCTTGAGGAGGTTCCCTCCCCGGCTGCAGACACCGTGGAGATGATTCCTGGCAGTCAGCTGCTGTGGAGAATCGCACCCAGACCGGCCAACTCCACCCAG ATGTACAGCTTCACCTCCTTTGCGATGCAACTCAACGAGCTGCACACAGAGATGGAGGCCTCGCTCCCCCGGACCGACTGCAGGCTGAGGCCGGACATCCGGGCCATGGAGAACGGAGACATCG ACGTCGCcagcgaggagaagaagagactcGAGGAAAAGCAGAGAGCGACTCGCAAGGACCGCTCCAAGTGTGACGAGGAGTGGAAGACGAG GAGTCCCGCCCTGGGCCCAAG GTGGTTTCAGCAGGGTCCGAACCCCCACACAGACTCCCAGGACTGGCTCTTCTGCAGCGCGTACTGGGACAGGAAGTACAGCCAGCTGCCCGACATCTACTAG